A genomic stretch from Pochonia chlamydosporia 170 chromosome 4, whole genome shotgun sequence includes:
- a CDS encoding glutathione-dependent formaldehyde-activating enzyme (similar to Colletotrichum graminicola M1.001 XP_008091784.1), with the protein MTSTESEQPLRTYRGNCHCKAFVYEVQLPEIKVVYRCNCSICHKKGYLWVFPETVDRFKIVKGDENTLTGYSFNAKNRSHKFCPTCATPVMAMAKEGPPNRLIAINAHSLQNIDTWALEKVPVDFAKIDPQYQAPEHKGPEPTEEIEGGKLYKGGCHCGAVTVAVTSKPFDETFEEGGLECNCSVCERNGYVWTYPLNEQVVLHAEDPSNIGRYAFSMHILNKTFCKICGVNLTNEYKTDQTEEQMASMTEGGKKWAAYARTHHPVNLRVLPEVDIYKMSRRYNKGYAGIQPQYENP; encoded by the exons ATGACTTCCACGGAGAGCGAGCAGCCCCTTCGCACGTATCGTGGCAACTGCCACTGCAAGGCTTTTGTGTATGAGGTTCAATTGCCTGAAATCAAGGTTGTGTATCGATGCAATTGTAGCATTTGCCATAAGAAGGGCTATTTGTGGGTGTTTCCCGAGACGGTTGATCGCTTCAAGATTGTCAAGGGAGATGAAAATACCCTCACGGGCTACTCTTTCAATGCCAAGAACCGCTCGCACAAA TTCTGCCCGACTTGCGCGACACCAgtcatggcaatggcgaAAGAGGGCCCTCCCAACAGACTTATTGCCATAAAT GCTCACTCACTTCAAAACATTGACACTTGGGCGCTGGAGAAAGTTCC tgtcgactttgccaaaattGATCCTCAGTACCAAGCCCCTGAGCATAAAGGCCCCGAACCAActgaagaaattgaaggcgGTAAACTGTATAAGGGTGGTTGTCACTGCGGTGCCGTTACCGTCGCCGTGACCAGTAAGCCCTTTGATGAGACCTTTGAAGAAGGTGGTCTGGAGTGCAATTGCAGTGTCTGCGAAAGA AACGGATATGTCTGGACGTACCCTCTCAACGAACAAGTTGTTCTACACGCTGAAGACCCATCCAATATTGGTCGATACGCATTCTCTATGCACATCTTGAACAAGACGTTTTGTAAAATTTGCGGCGTCAACCTCACAAACGAGTACAAAACGGACCAGACAGAGGAGCAGATGGCCAGCATGACCGAGGGCGGCAAGAAATGGGCAGCATATGCTCGGACACACCACCCTGTTAATCTTCGCGTCTTGCCAGAGGTGGATATTTACAAGATGTCGAGGCGTTACAACAAGGGCTATGCGGGTATTCAACCGCAGTATGAGAACCCATGA